From the genome of Vicia villosa cultivar HV-30 ecotype Madison, WI linkage group LG2, Vvil1.0, whole genome shotgun sequence, one region includes:
- the LOC131646489 gene encoding casparian strip membrane protein 1 produces the protein MKGGSIELGEVSKNASKSKGVKRGLSIMDFILRIVAGVATLASAVAMATTNERLPFATAFIQFRAEYDDLPSFVFFVMGNSVVCGYLVLSLILSIFHIVRSTAVKTRILLIVLDMVMMGILTAAASAAASIVYIAHYGNTQANWFPICQQYNSFCERISGSLIGSYIAVALFVIIIILSQIAISRN, from the exons atgaaaggaGGTTCAATTGAACTTGGTGAAGTGTCTAAAAATGCTTCTAAGAGCAAAGGAGTGAAAAGAGGGTTATCAATAATGGATTTTATTTTGAGAATAGTTGCAGGTGTTGCAACACTAGCTAGTGCTGTTGCTATGGCTACAACTAATGAGAGGCTTCCATTTGCTACAGCTTTTATACAATTCAGAGCTGAATATGATGATCTTCCCTCATTTGT GTTTTTTGTGATGGGAAACTCAGTTGTTTGTGGATATCTTGTGCTTTCACTAATCCTGTCAATATTCCATATAGTGAGGAGCACTGCAGTAAAAACTAGAATTCTCCTCATTGTTCTTGACATG GTAATGATGGGTATACTAACAGCAGCAGCCTCAGCAGCAGCATCAATTGTGTACATAGCACACTATGGAAACACACAAGCCAATTGGTTTCCTATTTGCCAACAATACAACAGTTTCTGCGAACGAATTTCTGGTTCTCTGATCGGTTCTTACATTGCTGTTGCTCTGTTCGTAATCATAATCATCCTATCACAAATTGCAATCTCTCGAAACTAA
- the LOC131646488 gene encoding photosynthetic NDH subunit of lumenal location 2, chloroplastic-like produces the protein MSSFTHATTLLHAHIKTKHKITPNNNINNNLNNNNNNNNNNLSSSKQNATNRRNLISTFLSTSMVVGVSIATTAPLALAQNWGTRSFIREHYFEPGLSPEDAVLRIKQTAEGLHNLREMLEHLSWRYVLFYIRLKQNYLDQDLKNAMTTLPENRRKEYVKTANELVDYLTEMDRHVRSPKVYESYLYYEKTLKSIDELVAMLA, from the exons ATGTCTAGCTTCACTCATGCCACTACACTCCTCCATGCTCACATCAAAACCAAACACAAAATCACTCCAAACAACAACATTAACAACAaccttaacaacaacaacaacaacaacaacaacaacctttcATCTTCCAAACAAAATGCAACCAATAGAAGAAACTTAATTTCCACATTTCTATCAACATCAATGGTTGTTGGAGTTTCCATTGCCACAACAGCACCATTGGCATTAGCACAGAATTGGGGTACTCGTTCTTTTATAAGAGAGCATTATTTCGAGCCCGGGCTTTCGCCTGAAGACGCTGTTTTAAGGATAAAACAAACAGCTGAAGGGTTACATAACCTTAGGGAAATGTTGGAACATTTGTCTTGGAGGtatgttttgttttatataaGATTGAAACAGAATTATCTTGATCAGGATTTGAAAAACGCTATGACTACTTTGCCGGAAAATCGGCGCAAGGAGTATGTCAAAACTGCTAATGAATTGGTTGATTACTTGACTGAG ATGGATCGTCATGTTCGATCGCCAAAGGTATATGAATCCTACTTATACTACGAGAAGACATTGAAATCCATAGATGAACTTGTAGCTATGTTAGCATAG